In a genomic window of Streptomyces sp. NBC_01142:
- the def gene encoding peptide deformylase: MAQQETDQQVNDGFVVDTEDCEERELAYRERGTSRPITVVGNPVLHKECKDVTEFDDKLAALIDDMFASQRTAEGVGLAANQIGVDRKVFVYDCPDDDGVRHVGVVCNPVLEELPAEHRVLEEANEGCLSVPTAYAELARPDYAVVRGQDAEGNEITVRGTGYFARCLQHETDHLYGYLYIDRLSKRDRKDALRQMEEGTPRYETVPNS, translated from the coding sequence ATGGCGCAGCAGGAGACGGACCAGCAGGTCAACGATGGTTTCGTCGTGGACACGGAGGACTGCGAGGAGCGCGAGCTCGCTTACCGCGAGCGCGGCACGTCCCGTCCGATCACGGTCGTCGGCAATCCGGTGCTCCACAAGGAGTGCAAGGACGTCACCGAGTTCGACGACAAGCTCGCCGCGCTCATCGACGACATGTTCGCCAGCCAGCGGACGGCGGAGGGTGTGGGCCTGGCCGCCAACCAGATCGGCGTGGACCGGAAGGTCTTCGTCTACGACTGCCCGGACGACGACGGCGTACGTCACGTGGGCGTCGTCTGCAACCCGGTGCTCGAGGAGCTGCCGGCCGAGCACCGCGTCCTGGAAGAGGCCAACGAGGGCTGCCTGTCGGTCCCGACGGCGTACGCGGAGCTGGCGCGCCCCGACTACGCGGTGGTGCGCGGGCAGGACGCCGAGGGCAACGAGATCACGGTGCGCGGCACGGGGTACTTCGCCCGCTGCCTGCAGCACGAGACGGACCATCTGTACGGCTACCTGTACATCGACCGGCTCTCGAAGCGGGACCGCAAGGACGCGCTGCGGCAGATGGAAGAGGGCACGCCGCGGTACGAGACCGTCCCGAACAGCTGA
- a CDS encoding D-Ala-D-Ala carboxypeptidase family metallohydrolase — MFRRTARLLLSIVMLMVASLVGVVATAGTAQADGCYTWTRTLSQGASGADVTQLQIRVAGYPGSGGVLAVDGDYGPATTAAVKRFQSAYGLGADGVAGPGTFTKLYALQDDDCTPVHFNYSELNDCNSTWAGGAVSAATAKSNALRTMWKLEALRHALGDQPVTVTSGFRSHACNDAVGGAASSRHLYGDAADLGAGPHSLCTLAQQARNHGFNGILGPGYPGHGDHTHVDHRASRFWSASSCGI; from the coding sequence ATGTTCCGGCGTACCGCACGACTCCTGCTCTCTATTGTCATGCTCATGGTGGCATCCTTGGTCGGGGTCGTGGCAACGGCCGGCACCGCCCAGGCGGACGGCTGCTACACCTGGACACGCACGCTCTCCCAGGGCGCATCCGGCGCCGATGTCACCCAGCTGCAGATCCGGGTCGCCGGATATCCCGGATCCGGCGGGGTGCTCGCCGTCGACGGTGACTACGGCCCTGCGACCACCGCGGCGGTCAAGCGGTTCCAGTCGGCGTACGGGCTCGGCGCCGACGGCGTGGCGGGACCCGGCACCTTCACCAAGCTCTACGCGCTCCAGGACGACGACTGCACGCCCGTCCACTTCAACTACAGCGAGCTCAACGACTGCAACAGCACCTGGGCGGGCGGGGCGGTGAGCGCCGCGACCGCCAAGTCCAACGCGCTGCGCACCATGTGGAAGCTGGAGGCCCTGCGGCATGCGCTCGGCGACCAGCCCGTCACCGTGACCAGCGGCTTCCGCTCGCACGCCTGCAACGACGCGGTCGGCGGCGCGGCGAGCAGCCGTCATCTGTACGGTGACGCGGCGGATCTGGGCGCAGGCCCGCACTCCCTGTGCACGCTGGCGCAGCAGGCCCGCAACCACGGGTTCAACGGGATCCTGGGCCCCGGCTACCCGGGCCACGGCGACCACACGCACGTCGACCACCGCGCGAGCCGCTTCTGGTCCGCGTCGAGTTGCGGCATCTGA
- a CDS encoding helix-turn-helix domain-containing protein, whose amino-acid sequence MLKNVAAVLLDGVHPFELGVVCEVFGLDRGDVGLPVYDFTAVSVDGPTLRTHAGFTISTPYGLEQLAQADLITIPTGGLHESREYPEELLTALRDAVDRGARVLSVCTGAFVLGAAGLLDGRRCTTHWRHTGELARRHPRALVDPDVLYVDEGPVITAAGTAAGIDACLHVVRQEHGPEVANNVARRMVVPPHRDGGQAQYIERPLPRTQCDTVGDVLSWMARHLDEEMTVEQLATRAHMSPRTFARRFQQETGTTPYRWLLRQRVLLSQELLETTDDTVDAIAGLAGFGNAAGLRHHFLRTLGTTPNAYRRTFRGPAHRVA is encoded by the coding sequence ATGCTGAAAAACGTGGCTGCCGTCCTGCTGGACGGAGTGCACCCCTTCGAGCTCGGCGTCGTCTGCGAGGTGTTCGGCCTCGACCGCGGGGACGTCGGACTGCCTGTCTACGACTTCACGGCCGTCTCCGTCGACGGCCCCACCCTGCGCACGCACGCCGGGTTCACCATCAGCACCCCGTACGGACTCGAACAGCTCGCGCAGGCCGACCTCATCACCATCCCCACCGGCGGTCTGCACGAGAGCCGTGAGTACCCGGAGGAGCTGCTGACCGCCCTGCGCGACGCCGTGGACCGCGGCGCCCGGGTGCTCAGCGTCTGCACCGGCGCGTTCGTGCTGGGCGCCGCGGGACTGCTCGACGGCCGCCGCTGCACCACCCACTGGCGGCATACCGGAGAGCTGGCCCGCCGCCATCCGCGGGCCCTCGTCGACCCCGATGTGCTGTACGTCGACGAAGGGCCGGTGATCACCGCGGCCGGCACTGCGGCGGGGATCGACGCCTGCCTGCATGTCGTACGCCAGGAGCACGGCCCCGAGGTCGCCAACAACGTCGCCCGCCGGATGGTGGTGCCGCCACACCGCGACGGGGGCCAGGCGCAGTACATCGAGCGCCCTCTGCCGCGCACCCAGTGCGACACGGTCGGCGACGTGCTGTCCTGGATGGCGCGTCACCTGGACGAGGAGATGACCGTCGAACAGCTCGCCACCCGGGCCCATATGTCGCCGCGCACCTTCGCCCGCCGCTTCCAGCAGGAGACGGGCACGACTCCCTACCGCTGGCTGCTGCGTCAACGGGTTCTGCTGTCACAGGAGTTGCTGGAGACGACCGACGACACGGTGGACGCGATCGCGGGCCTGGCCGGCTTCGGCAACGCGGCGGGGCTGCGCCACCACTTCCTCCGTACGCTCGGCACCACCCCGAACGCCTACCGCCGCACCTTCCGAGGCCCGGCGCATCGGGTCGCGTGA
- a CDS encoding DUF2809 domain-containing protein: MGVLARTRLVACAAAVLTVAAGLGIRGAATGEAAKYAGDALYTVLVHTLVVLIAPRVKPLAAAATALAFSCAVELLQLTQFPAELAARNPLARLVLGSTFNAPDLLWYAVGAVCAGLVHSFVSARVPVAGRRAA, translated from the coding sequence ATGGGTGTTCTTGCGCGTACGCGCCTGGTGGCGTGTGCGGCTGCGGTACTGACCGTGGCCGCGGGGCTGGGAATCAGGGGTGCGGCGACGGGCGAGGCCGCCAAGTACGCGGGGGACGCGCTCTACACCGTGCTCGTCCACACCCTGGTGGTGCTGATCGCTCCCCGGGTGAAGCCTCTGGCGGCCGCCGCGACAGCTCTGGCGTTCAGTTGCGCCGTCGAGCTGCTTCAGCTCACGCAGTTCCCGGCCGAACTGGCCGCGCGGAACCCGCTCGCCCGGCTCGTGCTGGGCTCCACCTTCAATGCGCCCGACCTGCTCTGGTATGCGGTGGGCGCAGTCTGCGCCGGGCTGGTCCACTCCTTCGTGTCCGCCCGCGTTCCCGTCGCGGGGCGGCGCGCCGCCTGA